The Catenuloplanes niger genome includes a window with the following:
- the trxB gene encoding thioredoxin-disulfide reductase: MDEVRNLIIIGSGPSGYTAAVYAARANLKPLVIEGVQSGGALMTTTEVENYPGFPDGVMGPELMDSMRKQAERFGAEFITDDVTRVELTGTTVTEPGAEGLKTVWVGDTSYFARAVILATGSAWRRLGVPGEEELLGHGVSSCATCDGFFFRNQHIVVVGGGDSAMEEATFLTRFAETVTIVHRRDSFRASKIMAQRALDNPKIKVEWNSAVEEILGEDGKVSGVRLKNTVSGETKTMDVTGVFVAIGHIPRSDLFKGQVAMDEDGYVVVDSPSTRTNVQGVFAAGDLVDHTYRQAITASGTGCAAALDAERFIASFEEI; encoded by the coding sequence GTGGACGAGGTCCGCAACCTGATCATCATCGGCTCGGGGCCGTCCGGTTACACCGCCGCGGTCTACGCCGCACGCGCCAACCTGAAGCCGCTGGTCATCGAGGGTGTGCAGTCGGGCGGCGCGCTGATGACCACCACCGAGGTGGAGAACTACCCCGGCTTCCCGGACGGTGTCATGGGCCCGGAGCTGATGGACTCCATGCGCAAGCAGGCGGAGCGGTTCGGCGCCGAGTTCATCACGGACGACGTCACCCGCGTCGAGCTCACCGGCACCACGGTCACCGAGCCGGGTGCGGAGGGCCTCAAGACGGTCTGGGTCGGCGACACCAGCTACTTCGCGCGCGCCGTGATCCTCGCCACCGGTTCGGCCTGGCGCCGGCTCGGCGTCCCCGGCGAGGAGGAGCTGCTCGGTCACGGCGTCTCGTCCTGCGCCACGTGTGACGGCTTCTTCTTCCGCAACCAGCACATCGTGGTGGTCGGCGGTGGCGACTCCGCCATGGAGGAGGCCACGTTCCTGACCCGGTTCGCGGAGACGGTCACCATCGTGCACCGCCGCGACTCGTTCCGGGCCAGCAAGATCATGGCGCAGCGCGCGCTGGACAACCCGAAGATCAAGGTCGAGTGGAACAGCGCGGTCGAGGAGATCCTCGGCGAGGACGGCAAGGTCAGCGGCGTCCGCCTGAAGAACACGGTGTCCGGCGAGACCAAGACGATGGACGTCACCGGCGTGTTCGTCGCGATCGGCCACATCCCGCGCAGCGACCTCTTCAAGGGCCAGGTCGCGATGGACGAGGACGGCTACGTGGTCGTCGACTCGCCCAGCACGCGGACCAACGTCCAGGGTGTGTTCGCGGCCGGTGACCTGGTCGACCACACGTACCGGCAGGCGATCACCGCGTCCGGCACCGGCTGTGCCGCCGCGCTCGACGCCGAGCGCTTCATCGCGTCGTTCGAAGAGATCTAG
- the trxA gene encoding thioredoxin, with amino-acid sequence MESVTDKTFVSQVLQSDKPVLVDFWAEWCAPCRKVTPLLEEISQEMGDKVTIVKMNIDENPETAMAYRVMSVPTLTVFKGGQPVKSVAGAKPKGALINLIEDAL; translated from the coding sequence ATGGAGTCGGTCACCGACAAGACCTTTGTCAGCCAGGTTCTGCAGTCCGACAAGCCGGTGCTCGTCGACTTCTGGGCCGAGTGGTGCGCGCCGTGCCGCAAGGTCACCCCGCTGCTCGAGGAGATCTCGCAGGAGATGGGCGACAAGGTCACCATCGTCAAGATGAACATCGACGAGAACCCGGAGACCGCCATGGCGTACCGGGTGATGTCCGTGCCGACGCTCACGGTCTTCAAGGGCGGCCAGCCGGTGAAGTCGGTGGCCGGCGCCAAGCCCAAGGGCGCGCTGATCAACCTCATCGAAGACGCGCTGTAA
- a CDS encoding N-acetylmuramoyl-L-alanine amidase, whose protein sequence is MRPIRRGDRGPAVAEIRSVLARLDASFDQDSDVFDDRTDTAVRAFQQQRGLTVDGEVDEETWLALDASRWRLGSRALFHAIPHPLIGEDVRTLQERLLEMGYDVGRPDGVYQGRTAKAVGQFQREVGLSPDGSFGPQTMHALRRLGRKVVGGRPQWLREAEAFRQSGPHLLGKTVVIDPGHGGPDPGIIVPDGPLRWTESELAFDLASRLEGRLAGAGMRVHLTRGPSPAARIPDRDRAQLANDLHADLLISLHIDGYKTPEADGVSTYHYGDGTSDGVTSTVAERLAGLVQREIVARTGMRNCQTHAKTWDLLRLSRMPAVRVEFGYLTSPLDRNRLVDPLFREQAIESIVAAVQRMYYPVENDVPTGSIDVRQLRMALSGGLPVKA, encoded by the coding sequence GTGCGCCCGATCCGACGTGGAGACCGTGGCCCCGCGGTGGCGGAGATCCGCTCGGTCCTGGCGCGCCTCGACGCGTCCTTCGACCAGGACTCCGATGTCTTCGACGACCGCACCGACACCGCGGTCCGCGCGTTCCAGCAGCAGCGCGGCCTGACCGTCGACGGCGAGGTCGACGAGGAGACCTGGCTGGCGCTCGACGCGTCCCGCTGGCGGCTCGGCTCGCGCGCGCTGTTCCACGCGATCCCGCACCCGCTGATCGGTGAGGACGTCCGCACGCTGCAGGAACGCCTGCTGGAGATGGGCTACGACGTGGGCCGGCCGGACGGCGTCTACCAGGGCCGCACCGCCAAGGCCGTCGGCCAGTTCCAGCGCGAGGTCGGCCTCTCCCCGGACGGCTCGTTCGGGCCGCAGACCATGCACGCGCTGCGCCGGCTCGGCCGCAAGGTGGTCGGCGGCCGGCCGCAGTGGCTGCGCGAGGCCGAGGCGTTCCGCCAGTCCGGCCCGCACCTGCTCGGCAAGACCGTGGTCATCGACCCCGGCCACGGCGGTCCCGACCCGGGCATCATCGTCCCGGACGGCCCGCTGCGCTGGACCGAGTCGGAGCTCGCGTTCGACCTCGCGTCGCGCCTGGAGGGCCGCCTGGCCGGCGCCGGCATGCGCGTCCACCTCACCCGGGGGCCGTCGCCGGCCGCCCGCATCCCGGATCGGGACCGTGCCCAGCTCGCCAACGACCTGCACGCCGACCTGCTGATCTCGCTGCACATCGACGGCTACAAGACGCCCGAGGCGGACGGCGTCTCCACGTACCACTACGGCGACGGCACCTCCGACGGCGTCACCTCCACGGTCGCCGAGCGGCTGGCCGGGCTGGTCCAGCGCGAGATCGTCGCCCGCACCGGCATGCGCAACTGCCAGACCCACGCGAAGACCTGGGACCTGCTGCGTCTCAGCCGCATGCCCGCGGTCCGCGTCGAGTTCGGCTACCTGACCTCGCCGCTCGACCGGAACCGGCTCGTCGACCCGCTCTTCCGCGAGCAGGCGATAGAGTCGATCGTCGCCGCGGTCCAGCGGATGTACTACCCGGTCGAGAACGACGTGCCGACCGGTTCGATCGACGTCCGCCAGCTGCGCATGGCGCTTTCCGGCGGTCTCCCGGTCAAGGCCTGA
- a CDS encoding GNAT family N-acetyltransferase: MSRRLVSLTLDTLEDLPRGCRRCVFWELDPVSAERACTDGAPELEKEAWVSQTLLEWGSCGKLVYVDGMPAGFVMFAPPAYVPRSMAFPTSPVSADAALLMTSHVVPAFAGGGLGRMLVQGVARDLTKRGIKAIEAFGDAKFGDVDDDAKACVAPVDFFLSVGFKTVRQHPRYPRLRLELRTALSWKSDVEYALEKLLGSMTPETLLRPVRPATRSTV, encoded by the coding sequence ATGTCTCGTCGCCTGGTCAGCCTGACCCTGGACACGCTCGAGGACCTTCCGCGAGGGTGCCGCAGGTGTGTCTTCTGGGAGCTCGATCCGGTCAGCGCCGAACGCGCCTGCACCGACGGCGCACCTGAGCTGGAGAAAGAGGCCTGGGTCTCGCAGACGCTGCTGGAGTGGGGCTCCTGCGGCAAGCTGGTCTACGTCGACGGCATGCCGGCCGGCTTCGTGATGTTCGCGCCGCCCGCCTACGTCCCGCGTTCGATGGCGTTCCCCACCTCGCCCGTCTCCGCCGACGCCGCGCTACTGATGACGTCTCACGTCGTCCCCGCGTTCGCCGGCGGCGGGCTCGGCCGCATGCTGGTCCAGGGCGTCGCACGCGACCTCACCAAGCGTGGCATCAAGGCCATCGAGGCGTTCGGGGACGCCAAGTTCGGTGACGTCGACGACGACGCCAAGGCCTGCGTCGCCCCGGTCGACTTCTTCCTCTCCGTGGGCTTCAAGACCGTCCGCCAGCACCCCCGCTACCCGCGCCTCCGCCTGGAACTGCGCACCGCGCTCTCCTGGAAGTCCGACGTCGAGTACGCGCTGGAGAAACTTCTCGGTTCGATGACGCCGGAGACGCTGCTGCGCCCGGTTCGGCCCGCCACCCGATCCACGGTCTGA
- a CDS encoding aminotransferase-like domain-containing protein translates to MSGTTLDDYTDRYAARVGGMTASEIRALFAVASRPEVVSLAGGAPYIAALPLDAVGEMLGRLGSEQGSTTLQYGIGQGTIELREKICEVMALSGIDVGCGASPDDVVVTVGGQQAIDLVARLFLDPGDVVLAEGPTYVGALGVFQAAQASVEHVAMDSDGLIPAALEASIAAVRASGRRIKFLYTIPTYQNPAGVTMSEERREQVLDICEREGLLVVEDDPYGQLGFDGDAPRPLRARRRDGVFYLSTFSKTFAPGLRIGWILAPHAVRDKLVIATEATILCPSAFAQAAVTQYLTTMPWREQLKVYREVYRERRDALLDSLDDLMPAGTTWTRPSGGLFVWATLPDGLDSKAMVPRAIAARVAYVPGTGFYSDGTGQRYMRLNFSFPSPERIREGVRRLSGVMEQEMAMRSVFGSGSVGLRPGQGGADVPGSQLA, encoded by the coding sequence ATGTCCGGCACGACGCTCGATGATTACACCGATAGGTATGCCGCCCGTGTCGGGGGCATGACCGCCTCGGAGATCCGAGCTCTCTTCGCCGTCGCCAGTCGCCCCGAGGTGGTGTCGCTGGCCGGTGGGGCGCCGTACATCGCCGCACTTCCGCTGGATGCCGTGGGGGAGATGCTGGGCCGGCTCGGCAGCGAACAGGGCAGCACCACCCTGCAGTACGGGATCGGCCAGGGCACGATCGAGCTGCGCGAGAAGATCTGCGAGGTGATGGCGCTCTCCGGCATCGACGTCGGATGCGGCGCCTCCCCGGACGACGTGGTGGTGACGGTCGGCGGCCAGCAGGCGATCGACCTGGTCGCACGCCTGTTCCTGGACCCGGGCGACGTGGTGCTGGCCGAGGGGCCGACCTACGTGGGCGCGCTCGGCGTGTTCCAGGCCGCGCAGGCCTCCGTCGAACACGTGGCGATGGACTCCGACGGCCTGATCCCGGCCGCGCTGGAGGCGTCCATCGCGGCGGTCCGGGCGTCCGGCCGGCGGATCAAGTTCCTCTACACCATCCCGACCTACCAGAACCCGGCCGGCGTGACCATGTCGGAGGAGCGGCGGGAGCAGGTGCTGGACATCTGCGAGCGGGAAGGGCTGCTGGTCGTCGAGGACGACCCGTACGGTCAGCTCGGCTTCGACGGCGACGCGCCCCGGCCGCTGCGGGCCCGCCGGCGCGACGGCGTGTTCTACCTGAGCACGTTCTCCAAGACGTTCGCGCCCGGGCTGCGGATCGGGTGGATCCTGGCGCCGCACGCGGTGCGCGACAAGCTGGTCATCGCGACCGAGGCGACGATCCTCTGCCCGAGCGCGTTCGCCCAGGCCGCGGTCACCCAGTACCTGACCACGATGCCGTGGCGGGAGCAGCTGAAGGTCTACCGCGAGGTGTACCGGGAGCGGCGCGACGCGCTGCTCGACTCCCTCGACGACCTCATGCCGGCGGGTACGACGTGGACCCGGCCGTCCGGCGGGCTGTTCGTCTGGGCGACGTTGCCGGACGGGCTCGACTCGAAGGCGATGGTCCCGCGTGCGATCGCGGCCCGGGTGGCGTACGTGCCCGGCACCGGGTTCTACTCGGACGGCACCGGCCAGCGGTACATGCGGCTCAACTTCTCGTTCCCGTCACCGGAGCGGATCCGGGAGGGCGTGCGCCGGCTCTCCGGCGTGATGGAACAGGAGATGGCGATGCGCTCCGTCTTCGGCTCCGGTTCGGTCGGTCTCCGTCCGGGCCAGGGCGGGGCGGATGTGCCCGGTTCGCAATTGGCATGA
- a CDS encoding D-alanine--D-alanine ligase family protein yields the protein MSRDLRVLVLAGGLSYERDVSLRSGRRVVDALHAAGVQTELRDADVALLPGLRADPPDAVVIALHGATGEDGSLRGVLDLFDMPYVGCDARAARLAWDKPSAKAVLREAGIRTPDWVALPHDRFSELGAVAVLDRIVERLGVPLMVKPAQGGSGLGASVVRSGTELPAAMVGCFAYDSTALVERYVTGADIAVSVVDLGEGPTALPAVEIVPRDGVYDYAARYTAGLTTWHAPARLSPAVAADVAAVAVAAHEALGLRDLSRVDLIVDPDGVPHVLEVNVSPGMTETSLLPLAVAAAGLDLGTVLSGLVERAVRRGI from the coding sequence ATGTCTCGCGATCTTCGTGTCCTGGTTCTCGCCGGCGGCCTCTCCTACGAGCGGGACGTCTCGCTCCGGTCGGGCCGCCGGGTCGTCGACGCGCTGCACGCAGCCGGCGTGCAGACCGAGCTCCGGGACGCGGACGTCGCGCTCCTGCCCGGCCTGCGCGCCGACCCGCCGGACGCGGTCGTCATCGCACTGCACGGCGCCACCGGTGAGGACGGCTCACTACGCGGCGTGCTCGACCTGTTCGACATGCCCTACGTCGGGTGCGACGCCCGGGCCGCGCGCCTCGCCTGGGACAAGCCGTCCGCGAAGGCGGTGCTGCGCGAGGCCGGGATCAGAACGCCGGACTGGGTGGCGCTGCCGCACGACCGGTTCTCCGAGCTGGGCGCGGTCGCGGTGCTGGACCGGATCGTGGAGCGCCTCGGCGTACCGCTGATGGTCAAGCCCGCGCAGGGCGGGTCCGGTCTCGGCGCGTCCGTCGTCCGGTCGGGCACGGAGTTGCCCGCCGCGATGGTGGGCTGCTTCGCATACGACTCGACCGCGCTCGTCGAGCGGTACGTGACCGGCGCGGACATCGCGGTGTCGGTCGTCGACCTGGGGGAGGGGCCGACCGCGCTGCCGGCCGTGGAGATCGTGCCGCGGGACGGGGTGTACGACTACGCGGCGCGGTACACGGCCGGCCTGACGACATGGCACGCACCGGCCCGGCTGTCCCCGGCCGTCGCGGCGGATGTGGCGGCGGTCGCGGTGGCGGCGCACGAAGCGCTCGGCTTGCGGGACCTGTCGCGGGTCGACCTCATCGTCGACCCGGACGGGGTGCCGCACGTGCTCGAGGTGAACGTGTCACCGGGGATGACCGAGACGTCACTGCTACCGCTGGCGGTAGCGGCAGCGGGACTGGATCTGGGGACTGTGCTGAGCGGGCTGGTGGAACGGGCGGTTCGGCGGGGCATTTGA
- a CDS encoding ParB/RepB/Spo0J family partition protein, with amino-acid sequence MRKGPKGGLGRGLGALIPTAPVAETVSVPAPAAPPAPAPAPAAPAVAASAPATSAPAAPDSPAVESEPAAAEPPVPPAPAAESVPDEPVLAPVPGARFAEISVNDIIANPKQPRHVFDEEALEELKISIQEVGFLQPIVVRELEPGSYELVMGERRWRAAQAIGRETIPAIVRDTKDDAMLRDALLENIHRANLNPLEEAAAYQQLLEEFGATHDELARRIGRSRPQISNTIRLLNLPPQVQRRVAAGVLSAGHARALLALEDADAQDEMAKRIVNEGISVRGTEELVQLALSDGPVAKKAAQRRAKPHAPALTDLADRLSDRFDTRVKVDIGRSKGKITIEFATVDDLERIVGIIGVERRGDEEA; translated from the coding sequence ATGAGGAAGGGTCCTAAAGGCGGGCTCGGGCGTGGACTCGGAGCCCTGATCCCGACCGCGCCTGTGGCCGAGACGGTGTCCGTGCCCGCTCCGGCCGCACCGCCGGCTCCGGCTCCAGCCCCGGCAGCGCCGGCGGTCGCCGCTTCGGCACCGGCCACTTCGGCACCGGCCGCACCGGACTCGCCCGCGGTGGAGTCGGAACCGGCCGCCGCGGAGCCGCCCGTACCGCCGGCTCCGGCTGCTGAGTCCGTTCCCGACGAGCCGGTGCTCGCACCCGTCCCCGGCGCGCGCTTCGCCGAAATCTCGGTCAACGACATCATCGCCAACCCGAAGCAGCCCCGGCACGTCTTCGACGAGGAGGCGCTGGAGGAACTCAAGATCTCCATCCAGGAAGTCGGGTTCCTCCAGCCGATCGTCGTCCGCGAGCTCGAGCCCGGCAGCTACGAACTCGTCATGGGTGAGCGGCGGTGGCGTGCCGCCCAGGCGATCGGCCGGGAGACCATCCCCGCGATCGTCCGGGATACCAAGGACGACGCGATGCTCCGCGACGCCCTCCTGGAGAACATCCACCGCGCCAACCTGAACCCGCTCGAAGAGGCGGCCGCGTACCAGCAGCTGCTCGAGGAGTTCGGCGCCACCCACGACGAGCTGGCCCGCCGCATCGGCCGCAGCCGCCCCCAGATCTCCAACACCATCCGGCTCCTCAACCTCCCGCCACAGGTCCAGCGCCGCGTCGCCGCCGGGGTCCTCTCCGCCGGGCACGCGCGGGCACTGCTGGCGCTGGAGGACGCAGACGCCCAGGACGAGATGGCCAAGCGGATCGTCAACGAGGGCATCTCGGTACGCGGCACCGAAGAACTGGTGCAGCTCGCGCTGAGCGATGGGCCGGTCGCCAAGAAGGCCGCGCAGCGCCGCGCCAAGCCACACGCGCCGGCCCTGACCGACCTGGCGGACCGGCTCTCGGACCGCTTCGACACACGCGTCAAGGTCGACATCGGCCGCAGCAAGGGCAAGATCACGATCGAGTTCGCGACCGTGGATGACCTGGAGCGCATCGTCGGAATAATCGGCGTCGAGCGTCGCGGCGACGAAGAGGCCTGA
- a CDS encoding ParA family protein — protein sequence MPQPRVGNGYGGPELPTETDSDPYVSRETPAPADVDLPLAMEALRAVQILNPSGEVTMPRPAHPRIMCVANQKGGVGKTTTTVNLAVALALHGNRVLVVDLDPQGNASTGLNVPHHAGVPDVYDCLIDNVPLADVAQGVEGIPNLWCVPATIDLAGAEIELVSVVARESRLSRAIKSHPEQFDYVFIDCPPSLGLLTVNALVAAQEVLIPIQCEYYALEGLNQLINNINLVRQHLNPTLDVSTILLTMYDRRTRLADAVEQDVRNHFGDKVLQAVIPRNVRVSEAPSYGQSVVTYDPGSRGATSYFEAAREIAERGATENLGRNG from the coding sequence GTGCCGCAACCGCGGGTGGGAAACGGCTACGGCGGACCCGAACTGCCGACTGAGACAGACAGCGACCCCTACGTTTCACGTGAAACGCCGGCTCCCGCCGACGTCGATCTTCCTTTGGCCATGGAGGCGTTGCGCGCCGTGCAGATCCTGAATCCCAGCGGCGAGGTGACCATGCCTCGTCCGGCGCATCCCCGGATCATGTGCGTCGCCAACCAAAAGGGTGGTGTCGGCAAGACCACCACGACCGTCAACCTGGCGGTCGCGTTGGCGCTGCACGGCAACCGCGTCCTCGTGGTCGACCTCGACCCGCAGGGCAACGCCTCGACGGGTCTGAACGTGCCGCACCACGCGGGCGTGCCGGACGTCTACGACTGCCTCATCGACAACGTGCCGCTGGCCGACGTGGCCCAGGGCGTCGAGGGCATTCCGAACCTCTGGTGCGTGCCCGCGACCATCGACCTGGCCGGCGCCGAGATCGAGCTGGTCTCCGTGGTCGCCCGTGAGTCGCGGTTGTCCCGTGCGATCAAGAGCCACCCCGAGCAGTTCGACTACGTCTTCATCGACTGCCCGCCGTCGCTCGGCCTGCTCACGGTCAACGCGCTCGTGGCCGCGCAGGAGGTGCTGATCCCCATCCAGTGTGAGTACTACGCGCTGGAAGGGCTCAACCAGCTGATCAACAACATCAACCTGGTACGTCAGCACCTGAACCCGACGCTCGACGTCTCCACCATCCTGCTGACCATGTACGACCGGCGGACCCGCCTGGCCGACGCAGTCGAGCAGGACGTGCGGAACCACTTCGGCGACAAGGTGCTGCAGGCCGTCATCCCCCGCAACGTCCGCGTCTCCGAGGCGCCCAGCTACGGGCAGTCCGTCGTCACGTACGACCCGGGCTCGCGCGGAGCCACCAGCTACTTCGAGGCCGCCCGCGAGATCGCCGAGCGGGGCGCCACGGAAAACCTGGGCCGCAACGGGTAG
- the rsmG gene encoding 16S rRNA (guanine(527)-N(7))-methyltransferase RsmG encodes MSSDSPSSAASAVPAEDLDLSLPDALRPAAEALFGPRLELAARFAHLLGTDGVVRGLIGPREAPRIWERHLLNCAALAELIPSGASVVDVGSGAGLPGIVLAVARPDLTIALVEPLARRTAFLAEAVTALGLDDTTTVIRGRAEEVVGSPLSPADVVTARAVAPLDRLAGWCLPLTAVGGRLLALKGSSAAEEIAEHQSAVSRLGGSTPVVRLCGESLLDAPTTVVEIVRERAVVPARSGKASRPERRSASRAGGASGNGRRRRG; translated from the coding sequence CTGTCGTCTGACTCTCCGTCCTCCGCGGCGTCGGCCGTACCGGCGGAGGACCTTGATCTGTCGCTTCCGGACGCGTTGCGGCCGGCGGCCGAGGCGTTGTTCGGGCCGCGACTGGAGCTGGCCGCGCGCTTCGCGCACCTGCTGGGCACCGATGGCGTGGTGCGCGGGCTGATCGGCCCGCGCGAGGCGCCGCGCATCTGGGAACGGCACCTGCTGAACTGTGCCGCGCTCGCCGAGCTAATCCCTTCCGGCGCTTCCGTCGTCGACGTCGGCTCTGGGGCCGGTTTGCCCGGTATCGTGCTAGCGGTGGCCCGTCCTGATCTCACGATCGCGCTGGTCGAGCCACTGGCACGACGGACCGCCTTCCTGGCGGAAGCGGTGACGGCGCTGGGCCTGGACGACACCACCACGGTGATCCGGGGCCGCGCCGAGGAGGTCGTCGGGAGTCCCCTCTCCCCCGCCGACGTCGTCACCGCACGGGCGGTCGCGCCGCTTGACCGGCTCGCGGGCTGGTGCCTGCCCCTCACCGCCGTCGGCGGGCGGCTGCTGGCCCTCAAGGGGTCGTCAGCCGCGGAGGAGATCGCGGAGCATCAGAGCGCGGTGAGCCGGCTGGGTGGTTCCACGCCGGTCGTCCGGCTGTGCGGGGAGTCCCTCCTCGACGCGCCGACGACCGTGGTGGAGATCGTCCGGGAGCGGGCGGTCGTGCCGGCACGGTCGGGGAAGGCGTCCCGTCCGGAGCGCCGGTCCGCGTCCAGGGCCGGCGGTGCCTCCGGGAACGGGAGGAGACGGAGGGGCTAG
- a CDS encoding Jag family protein translates to MTDTSTPHADQDLETEEAVAERADEDSEETKESEGPSDSDLFRQSEIAADYVEGLLDILDYDGDIDELVSAGRPMVEVVGGRLQPLVGQRGATLEALQELTRLAIFRATGTPSRLLLDVGGYRNARRKELAAVARNAIEKVREHGEPVRLEPMSAFERKCVHDVINAASGVESESEGVEPSRRIVVRPVD, encoded by the coding sequence GTGACCGATACCAGCACTCCCCACGCTGACCAGGACCTCGAGACCGAGGAGGCCGTCGCCGAGCGCGCGGACGAGGACAGCGAGGAGACCAAGGAATCGGAAGGCCCGTCCGACAGTGACCTGTTCCGGCAGAGCGAGATCGCCGCGGACTACGTCGAGGGTCTGCTGGACATCCTCGACTACGACGGCGACATCGACGAGCTGGTCTCCGCGGGTCGCCCGATGGTCGAGGTCGTCGGCGGACGGCTGCAGCCGCTCGTCGGACAGCGCGGCGCGACCCTGGAGGCGCTCCAGGAGCTGACCCGGCTGGCGATCTTCCGGGCCACCGGGACGCCGAGCCGGCTGCTGCTCGACGTCGGCGGCTACCGCAACGCGCGGCGCAAGGAGCTCGCCGCGGTCGCGCGCAACGCGATCGAGAAGGTGCGCGAGCACGGCGAGCCGGTCCGGCTCGAGCCGATGTCCGCGTTCGAGCGCAAGTGCGTGCACGACGTGATCAACGCGGCGTCCGGCGTGGAGAGCGAGTCGGAGGGCGTGGAGCCCAGCCGTCGCATCGTCGTGCGGCCGGTCGACTGA
- the yidC gene encoding membrane protein insertase YidC has product MFDFSLDPIYWAISWILLKWHAAWDFIGVPETTILGTNWSWILAIIFLVVTVRVVLFPVFVKQIKSQRAVQALQPQLKALQDKHKGDRETLQKEMVELYRKEKANPLMGCLPMFIQIPVFFGLFHVLRRLDPAKMNKTLYGWTAEQFDGAANAKLFTVPIAGKFGSTTDELVRLGANRVTVMIVAGLLVLIMMATTYLTSRQMILKTGWAEDPQQKMIQRLMLYGIPLSLLVSGYLFPIGVIIYWVSNNLVTLAQQQWVLRKFPPPVTATAGRTGGSAASRQSEPAKTGLFGRKSAPVEPVKPSVDTKALAPKPGAKPVRPGKAAQATKTQANGATATPAKSGGTPGKNAVGRTGGVRAKKSNPSAKPKG; this is encoded by the coding sequence TTGTTTGACTTTAGCCTGGACCCGATCTACTGGGCGATCTCATGGATCCTGCTGAAGTGGCACGCCGCCTGGGACTTCATCGGCGTCCCCGAGACCACCATCCTCGGCACCAACTGGTCCTGGATCCTCGCGATCATCTTCCTGGTCGTCACGGTTCGCGTGGTGCTCTTTCCGGTCTTCGTCAAGCAGATCAAGTCCCAGCGCGCGGTGCAGGCCCTCCAGCCGCAGCTCAAGGCGCTGCAGGACAAGCACAAGGGTGACCGCGAGACCCTCCAGAAGGAGATGGTCGAGCTCTACCGCAAGGAGAAGGCGAACCCGCTGATGGGTTGCCTTCCGATGTTCATCCAGATCCCGGTCTTCTTCGGCCTCTTCCACGTGCTCCGGCGCCTGGACCCGGCCAAGATGAACAAGACGCTGTACGGATGGACCGCGGAGCAGTTCGACGGCGCGGCCAACGCGAAGCTCTTCACCGTGCCGATCGCCGGCAAGTTCGGCTCGACCACGGACGAGCTGGTCCGGCTGGGCGCCAACCGCGTCACCGTGATGATCGTCGCCGGCCTCCTGGTCCTGATCATGATGGCGACCACGTACCTCACCAGCCGCCAGATGATCCTGAAGACCGGCTGGGCGGAAGACCCGCAGCAGAAGATGATCCAGCGCCTGATGCTGTACGGAATTCCGCTTTCTCTGCTTGTTTCGGGCTATTTGTTCCCGATTGGTGTGATCATCTACTGGGTGTCGAACAACCTCGTCACCCTCGCTCAGCAGCAGTGGGTCCTCCGGAAGTTCCCGCCGCCGGTCACCGCCACGGCCGGCCGGACCGGTGGCTCCGCCGCGTCCCGCCAGAGCGAGCCCGCCAAGACCGGTCTCTTCGGGCGCAAGAGCGCGCCGGTCGAGCCCGTCAAGCCGTCCGTCGACACCAAGGCGCTCGCCCCCAAGCCGGGCGCCAAGCCGGTCCGTCCGGGCAAGGCGGCCCAGGCCACCAAGACCCAGGCGAACGGCGCCACCGCCACGCCGGCCAAGTCGGGCGGCACGCCCGGCAAGAACGCGGTCGGGCGTACGGGTGGAGTCCGGGCGAAGAAGAGCAACCCGTCGGCGAAGCCCAAGGGCTGA
- the yidD gene encoding membrane protein insertion efficiency factor YidD, with translation MSDTERPPTLAARVLARCVIAYRQWISPALPARCRFYPSCSAYALEAVTRHGALRGSRLAIWRLLRCHPFHPGGFDPVPDPDRRRANVTGAGIV, from the coding sequence ATGAGCGATACCGAGCGTCCGCCCACGCTCGCGGCCCGTGTGCTGGCGCGCTGCGTCATCGCGTACCGTCAGTGGATAAGCCCGGCGCTGCCGGCACGCTGTCGTTTCTATCCGTCGTGCAGCGCATACGCCCTGGAGGCGGTCACGCGGCACGGAGCACTGCGGGGGAGCCGGCTCGCGATCTGGCGGCTGCTGCGCTGCCACCCCTTCCATCCTGGCGGATTCGACCCGGTGCCCGACCCGGACCGCCGTCGCGCGAATGTGACTGGAGCCGGAATTGTTTGA